A single region of the Clostridiales bacterium genome encodes:
- a CDS encoding D-alanyl-D-alanine carboxypeptidase family protein — MKKTICLIVFLSLFLPFKYVHAEQNQIKTPGINTWYAVVMDYDSGRVLFGKCDDMIVPMASTTKIMTAIVALENSRLDDIVTVSKRASSVGGSTVGLKEGQKMTMEQLLYGLMLQSGNDCAIAIAEHVGKSVEQFASMMTSKAFDIGAFDTHYLTPHGLDSDGHFTTAYDLALITRYALQNETFSKIVSTKAVLVEGPYGNMSFHNINKMLYSMEGADGVKTGYTAKAGKCLVSSVTKDGKRFISVTLNSSNRWGDSKKLLGYAIEKYNKNVLVDEAKHTYTIRVTGGNKKKVCAGIEGSLSVSLSDDEMRGISYKVVLPESITAPVYKNQQLGHLEMYYNDNIIYSIPIKSKEDIYKKFNQ; from the coding sequence TTGAAGAAGACGATATGCTTGATAGTTTTTTTATCTTTGTTTCTACCTTTTAAATATGTTCATGCAGAGCAGAACCAGATTAAAACTCCAGGCATAAATACATGGTACGCAGTGGTAATGGATTATGATTCCGGAAGGGTTTTATTCGGTAAATGCGACGACATGATAGTGCCTATGGCAAGTACCACAAAAATAATGACCGCCATAGTGGCACTTGAAAATTCCAGATTGGATGATATTGTAACAGTTTCAAAGAGAGCAAGTTCCGTCGGAGGTTCTACAGTTGGGCTGAAGGAAGGCCAGAAAATGACCATGGAGCAGCTTTTATATGGATTAATGCTTCAGTCAGGCAATGACTGCGCCATTGCGATAGCCGAACATGTGGGCAAAAGCGTGGAGCAATTCGCCTCAATGATGACTAGCAAAGCATTCGACATAGGAGCCTTTGATACCCACTATTTAACTCCCCATGGTTTGGATTCGGATGGCCATTTCACCACTGCCTATGATCTCGCCCTGATAACGAGATATGCACTGCAGAATGAAACGTTTTCCAAAATAGTATCCACTAAGGCAGTTTTAGTTGAAGGGCCTTACGGCAATATGTCGTTCCATAATATAAATAAAATGCTATACAGCATGGAAGGTGCCGACGGAGTAAAAACAGGCTATACTGCAAAAGCCGGTAAATGTTTGGTGTCATCTGTCACCAAGGACGGGAAAAGGTTTATATCCGTTACATTGAACTCCTCAAACAGATGGGGTGATTCAAAAAAACTGCTGGGATACGCAATAGAAAAGTATAATAAAAATGTGCTTGTAGATGAAGCCAAACATACTTATACAATACGGGTGACGGGAGGAAACAAGAAGAAGGTATGTGCAGGCATAGAAGGTAGTTTATCTGTATCCTTATCTGATGATGAAATGAGAGGCATAAGTTATAAAGTAGTGCTGCCCGAGAGCATAACGGCACCTGTTTACAAAAATCAACAGCTCGGACACCTTGAAATGTATTATAATGATAATATAATATATTCGATTCCTATAAAGAGCAAGGAAGATATATATAAAAAATTCAATCAGTGA